Proteins encoded within one genomic window of Agelaius phoeniceus isolate bAgePho1 chromosome Z, bAgePho1.hap1, whole genome shotgun sequence:
- the PTBP3 gene encoding polypyrimidine tract-binding protein 3 has protein sequence MSNSTPATDNEKKKSKGKRSPCSPSRVLHIRQIPNGVTGAEVVSLGLPFGKVTNLLMLRGKGQAFLEMASVDAAVSMVNYYTPATPHLHNQPVYIQYSNYKELKTDNQHNQARPQPALQCANAVQHGNLGITSDFAAEGGVLPSHGSVLRIVVENVFCPVTLDMLYQIFSKFGFVLKIVMFHKNNQFQALLQYADAMNAYYAKMSLDGHCIYTGCCTLRIDFSKLTNLTVKYNNDKSRDFTRVDLPFGDGQRTMEASLSTPFATQNTIIPSYTGPPGFAPALGFPQGAGPSVLPVPGALGPFTVTTSAAPGHMTIPGIPATSVLLVSNLNPEAITPYGLFILFGVYGDVHRVKIMFKKRGIALVQMADATQAQLAINYLNGQRLYGRVMHTTLSKYQTIQLPREGQEDKGLTKDYSNSPLHRFKNPCSKNFQNIFPPSATLHLSNIPPSVTVDDLKNLFTSKGSTVKGFKFFQKDCKMALIQLGSVEEAVHALIEFHNHDFGENQHLRVSFSKSSI, from the exons ATGAGCAATTCTACTCCAGCTACAG ataatgagaagaaaaaaagtaaaggaaaaagaTCTCCGTGTTCCCCTTCACGTGTCCTTCATATTCGTCAAATTCCAAACGGTGTTACTGGAGCAGAAGTTGTTTCATTAGGTCTCCCTTTTGGCAAAGTAACCAATCTGTTGATGCTAAGAGGAAAAGGTCAG GCATTTTTGGAAATGGCTTCTGTAGATGCTGCTGTTTCTATGGTGAACTACTACACTCCTGCTACACCTCACCTCCACAATCAGCCAGTTTATATTCAGTATTCCAATTACAAGGAACTTAAGACTGACAATCAGCATAATCAGGCT AGACCCCAACCTGCGCTGCAATGTGCGAATGCTGTGCAGCATGGAAACCTGGGTATTACAAGTGATTTTGCTGCTGAAGGTGGGGTCCTTCCAAGTCATGGTTCTGTTCTTCGAATCGTTGTTGAAAATGTTTTTTGCCCTGTCACTTTAGACATGCTGTATCAG ATTTTCTCTAAATTTGGCTTTGTCTTGAAGATTGTCATGTTCCATAAGAACAATCAATTTCAAGCTCTGCTCCAATATGCTGATGCAATGAATGCATATTATGCCAAAATG tctCTGGATGGCCATTGTATCTACACTGGCTGCTGCACTCTGCGTATTGATTTCTCCAAGTTAACTAACCTAACAGTGAAGTACAACAATGACAAAAGTAGAGATTTCACTCGCGTTGACCTTCCTTTTGGTGATGGCCAACGAACCATGGAGGCATCCTTATCTACTCCCTTTG CTACCCAAAATACCATAATTCCATCATATACAGGGCCTCCTGGGTTTGCCCCAGCCTTGGGCTTTCCTCAGGGAGCAG GTCCTTCTGTTCTGCCTGTTCCTGGAGCACTTGGTCCTTTCACAGTCACCACATCCGCAGCACCTGGACACATGACTATTCCTGGTATTCCAGCAACCTCCGTTTTACTAGTCAGCAACCTCAACCCTGAA GCCATCACACCTTATGGACTTTTCATCCTCTTTG GTGTGTATGGTGACGTGCATCGCGTGAAAATCATGTTTAAGAAAAGAGGAATTGCTTTAGTTCAGATGGCAGATGCAACCCAAGCTCAATTAG CTATCAACTACTTGAATGGACAGAGGCTTTATGGAAGGGTCATGCATACTACTCTTTCAAAATATCAGACAATTCAACTTCCTCGTGAGGGACAAGAGGACAAAGGTCTGACAAAGGACTATAGCAATAGCCCTTTACATCGCTTTAAGAATCCCTGCTCTAAGAATTTCCAAAATATCTTTCCACCATCTGCAACCTTGCATCTGTCCAACATCCC GCCTTCTGTTACTGTTGATGATTTGAAGAACCTTTTTACAAGTAAAGGATCTACTGTGAAAGGCTTCAAATTTTTCCA GAAAGATTGCAAAATGGCTCTTAtccagctgggctctgtggAAGAAGCAGTTCACGCTCTCATTGAGTTTCACAATCATGACTTTGGAGAAAACCAACATCTCAGAGTTTCCTTCTCAAAATCTTCAATCTga